TCATTTTTCCTTTATCCGCTCATCCGTGCTTTAGATGAAGGACTTCGTGAACGATAGATCGGTAAAAATATAACCATCCATCAAACCGCGCAGTCAATCATCCGGCCCTAAAGGGCGAGGCTTGTGAAAACAAGTCCGAGATTGACCAGCCTTATTTCGAAAAATCGAACTACGTTGCAACGAAGTAAAAGCTTGTCCTGCGTGCAGTCCAAGTTTGCAACATCGCGTCGATACAACGACGGCTTGGGTTAATCGTTTACAACAACTGGCACCAATTAGCGCCATTCTAACTCGACAAAAACGGATTAAAGGTTTTCAAACCGGCGATATGGTTAAAGCAATTGTCGAGAAATGGAAGAAAGTCGGTATTTATATTGGCCGTGTGGCGGTACGTGCAATGGATAATTTTAACATTCAGACCGCTAATGAAGTAATACAAGGTATTGGTTATCAGTATTGTAAATTTATTCAAAAAAGTGATGGTTATGGCTACGAAAACCGTCTCATTTCCTCCTCGCCCTAAAGGGCGAGGTTTTTCGGAGACACTGATGAACCAAAATATCTTTCACTAGGAAAGGTCCGTCCTCAGCCATTTAACTAAATAATAGAGCCGCACGCCTTCCGATGAACGCGCTGGACCGATGACAACGGCAGGATGCAAATTTTTTTCTGGATTGGCATGCTGCAATGCTTCTGTTTCATTAGCCATGGCAATGACTACGCCTTCCGGGTAACGTTTACGATTGATGTTTGGACTGTTAATCAGTGCCGCAATTTCTGTAACCTGATTGGGATCGAAATGAAAGTTCATCAGTATCTCCAAAAAACACAACCTTTATAGGGCAGGAAGAAAAAGACGGTTTTGGCAAGCACTACTTATTAAATTTGTCTAGTAATTAAAGTAGGTATTCATTTTTAGTATTTATTAGAAAACTCAAGTTGCTACCTATTTGCCTTTCTCCCCTCTCCCTTTGGGAGAGGGGCTATTTAGTTATCCATCATAATAGGTAGCAACTTGGGTTAGAAAATACTCGCTTTATTTATGCATAGATTACTATAATTTCGAGGATTTAATATATGAAAAAATATTTATTAGCTTTAATTATCTTAGGAAGTACCATGAATACCGCATTTGGCAATGAAAAAGTTGGAGACATTAACTATCCAGAATTAGCTTCTGAG
This region of Gammaproteobacteria bacterium genomic DNA includes:
- a CDS encoding conserved hypothetical protein (Evidence 4 : Unknown function but conserved in other organisms), giving the protein MNFHFDPNQVTEIAALINSPNINRKRYPEGVVIAMANETEALQHANPEKNLHPAVVIGPARSSEGVRLYYLVKWLRTDLS
- a CDS encoding hypothetical protein (Evidence 5 : Unknown function); this encodes MQHRVDTTTAWVNRLQQLAPISAILTRQKRIKGFQTGDMVKAIVEKWKKVGIYIGRVAVRAMDNFNIQTANEVIQGIGYQYCKFIQKSDGYGYENRLISSSP